The following proteins are encoded in a genomic region of Streptomyces collinus Tu 365:
- a CDS encoding B12-binding domain-containing radical SAM protein, protein MINSDVNSPFFVPLGLLCIASPLTAHGHPTVVVDLEYEHRIGAFEPGDADWLEQTCARFLAADPEILGLTCLADTLPSCLLIGREVKRLRPDVTVVLGGPGTFGVFPDALPRFADCVDFVCRGEGELAITALADAVADGADPAGVPGFWSCRNGQAASSGPQPTTNLNLVPMPAYDAVPMGDYIRLSTPHIFDVHIGSGCTYSCKFCMTSTFWDRDFRIKDPAVILDELRFLHRAYGVTQFNFLHDNFANKRTYLDEFVSYFAEHNDMFEWGCAVRPDNVNPSLLRRMADAGCFNIFCGTDAGSEKILKAMLKMPSTKRTYEFFRSAREVGIQFETNTIVGYPDESAEDLEKALEVVFDAIAYGAVNSDLSVLQPLPGAEITDEYRAELEPLESGLDVMGTFLPSDVRALIKDNPATFTGFSFIRSGNRDYAYYQDVLRLSRYFTRRYYHLLRFLKQGAGHTYVELIDALLARAAMPIEEALAEILAPMEGVHAQAARALFAYDSMLAEFRGDEVEEELVNVYRRPATVEEKPHFLIADFEVDIVTMISDPRDITWQPELSRPTVVVVYRASEAEVSTLRLTPAQAKMFKALMPRGRAEREALLADIAPGRLREVATAVAGLCARIDASPDAPAGTPPGVDAPLVTT, encoded by the coding sequence TTGATCAATTCCGATGTCAATTCTCCGTTCTTCGTTCCTCTCGGACTGCTCTGCATTGCCTCACCGCTGACGGCACATGGTCATCCCACGGTCGTCGTCGACCTGGAGTACGAGCACCGGATCGGCGCCTTCGAACCCGGTGACGCCGACTGGCTCGAGCAGACCTGCGCTCGCTTCCTCGCCGCCGATCCCGAGATCCTCGGCCTCACCTGCCTCGCGGACACTCTCCCGTCATGTCTTCTCATCGGGCGTGAGGTCAAGCGGCTCCGGCCCGATGTCACGGTGGTTCTCGGTGGACCCGGGACGTTCGGTGTCTTCCCCGACGCCCTCCCGCGCTTCGCCGACTGCGTCGACTTCGTGTGCCGCGGCGAGGGAGAGCTCGCGATCACCGCCCTCGCGGACGCCGTCGCCGACGGGGCCGATCCCGCCGGGGTGCCCGGCTTCTGGTCGTGCAGGAACGGCCAGGCCGCGTCCAGCGGGCCCCAGCCGACCACGAACCTGAACCTCGTGCCGATGCCCGCGTACGACGCCGTCCCGATGGGCGACTACATCCGGCTGTCGACCCCGCACATCTTCGACGTGCACATCGGCTCCGGGTGCACCTACTCGTGCAAGTTCTGCATGACGTCGACGTTCTGGGACCGCGACTTCCGGATCAAGGATCCCGCGGTCATCCTCGACGAGCTTCGCTTCCTGCATCGCGCGTACGGGGTGACCCAGTTCAACTTCCTGCACGACAACTTCGCCAACAAGCGCACGTACCTCGACGAGTTCGTGTCCTACTTCGCCGAGCACAACGACATGTTCGAGTGGGGCTGCGCGGTCCGGCCGGACAACGTCAACCCGTCCCTTCTGCGGCGTATGGCCGACGCGGGATGCTTCAACATCTTCTGCGGCACGGACGCGGGATCGGAGAAGATCCTCAAAGCCATGCTGAAGATGCCCTCGACCAAGCGCACCTACGAGTTCTTCCGGTCCGCCCGGGAAGTCGGCATCCAGTTCGAGACGAACACCATCGTGGGATACCCGGACGAGAGCGCCGAGGACCTCGAGAAAGCACTGGAGGTCGTTTTCGACGCGATCGCCTACGGCGCCGTCAACAGTGACCTCAGTGTGCTTCAGCCGCTTCCCGGCGCTGAGATCACGGACGAGTACCGGGCCGAACTCGAACCGCTCGAAAGCGGACTCGACGTCATGGGCACCTTTCTCCCGTCGGACGTCCGCGCGCTCATCAAGGACAATCCGGCGACCTTCACCGGATTCAGCTTCATTCGCAGCGGAAATCGGGACTACGCCTACTACCAGGACGTGTTGCGCCTTTCCCGGTACTTCACGCGCCGCTATTACCACCTGCTGCGATTCCTCAAGCAGGGCGCGGGACACACGTACGTCGAACTCATCGACGCGCTGCTCGCACGGGCTGCCATGCCCATCGAGGAAGCGCTCGCCGAGATTCTGGCGCCCATGGAGGGCGTGCACGCGCAAGCCGCCAGGGCGCTGTTCGCCTACGACTCCATGCTCGCGGAGTTCCGTGGGGACGAGGTCGAGGAAGAGCTCGTCAACGTGTACAGACGGCCCGCCACCGTGGAGGAGAAGCCACACTTCCTGATCGCGGACTTCGAGGTCGACATCGTCACGATGATCTCCGATCCGCGCGACATCACCTGGCAGCCGGAGCTGAGCCGTCCGACGGTCGTGGTCGTGTACCGCGCGAGTGAGGCCGAGGTCTCGACTCTGCGCCTGACACCGGCGCAGGCCAAGATGTTCAAGGCCCTCATGCCGCGCGGGCGGGCAGAACGCGAAGCTCTCCTCGCGGACATCGCCCCCGGCCGGCTGCGCGAGGTCGCGACGGCGGTGGCAGGGTTGTGCGCGCGGATCGACGCCTCACCGGACGCCCCCGCAGGCACTCCCCCTGGGGTCGACGCCCCCCTCGTGACCACGTGA
- a CDS encoding cytochrome P450 yields MTRHAEQCALLSDRRVSADWMQPGYPFHSQFLRDHHEEGQFLTAMEGPEHLRLRRMIARPFTPRKVEQLRPTVRQVVDDHIDALLAGPKPADFVADFALPIPSITICHVLGVPYEDHDFFQHAIRTMTGSDVPDDAVNKSQGELYHYLAKLIGRKLAAPEDDLLSQLATERLATGQLNRHQLVMLVLFLLISGHETTASMIALGTLALLQHPDQIAVLKDSDGPQVAAAVDELLRYLTTVQPGRRRVAVEDIEIAGQVIRAGEGLILPEEIGNRDDSVFPDAGKLDLRRDAGQQLAFGFGVHKCTGQPLARLELQVVFAALFRRIPTLTLAADLADLPFMDDGLGYGVKKMPVSW; encoded by the coding sequence GTGACGAGGCATGCGGAGCAGTGCGCGCTGCTGTCGGACCGCCGGGTGAGCGCGGACTGGATGCAGCCGGGCTACCCGTTCCACAGTCAGTTCCTGCGGGACCACCATGAAGAAGGCCAGTTCCTGACCGCCATGGAAGGCCCCGAGCACCTCCGGCTGCGCCGGATGATCGCCCGGCCGTTCACCCCGCGCAAGGTCGAGCAACTGCGGCCCACGGTCCGGCAGGTCGTCGACGACCACATCGACGCTCTGCTGGCCGGCCCGAAGCCGGCGGATTTCGTGGCGGACTTCGCCCTGCCGATTCCGTCCATCACCATCTGCCACGTGCTCGGCGTCCCTTACGAGGACCACGACTTCTTCCAGCACGCCATCAGGACGATGACCGGCAGCGACGTACCGGACGACGCCGTGAACAAGTCCCAGGGCGAGCTGTACCACTACCTGGCCAAGCTGATCGGCCGCAAGCTCGCCGCCCCCGAGGACGACCTGCTGTCCCAGTTGGCCACCGAACGGCTGGCCACCGGCCAGCTGAACCGGCACCAGCTGGTGATGCTGGTCCTGTTCCTGCTGATCTCGGGGCACGAGACCACAGCCAGCATGATCGCGCTGGGCACGCTGGCCCTGCTGCAGCATCCCGACCAGATCGCCGTCCTGAAGGACTCCGACGGCCCCCAGGTCGCCGCGGCCGTCGACGAGTTGCTGCGCTACCTGACCACCGTCCAGCCCGGCCGTCGCCGCGTGGCCGTCGAGGACATCGAGATCGCCGGGCAGGTGATCCGCGCCGGCGAGGGTCTGATCCTCCCGGAAGAGATCGGCAACCGCGACGACAGCGTGTTCCCCGACGCCGGGAAGCTGGACCTGCGCCGCGACGCCGGTCAGCAGCTCGCCTTCGGGTTCGGTGTGCACAAGTGCACCGGCCAGCCGCTGGCCCGCCTGGAGCTCCAGGTCGTGTTCGCCGCCTTGTTCCGGCGCATTCCGACACTGACTCTGGCCGCCGACCTCGCGGACCTCCCGTTCATGGACGACGGGCTCGGGTACGGCGTCAAGAAGATGCCCGTGAGCTGGTAA